A genomic window from Dermacentor silvarum isolate Dsil-2018 chromosome 9, BIME_Dsil_1.4, whole genome shotgun sequence includes:
- the LOC119464413 gene encoding mRNA decay activator protein ZFP36L1 isoform X2, giving the protein MRLSHSRMLLTNGGNFAASRPQQMLESRRHSSSVANVAAGHGMHHVAPPPLRRSTSSVTSVVLRTTSPKPSCPQQAGGRMVPSSAVSGNMVSAVGALVGAAAARAGDHRKLDRSYSEPVDRRASLAGPPPTSPTTPTSPPSVAAAAQNSSRYKTELCRPFEESGTCKYGDKCQFAHGGHELRTLARHPKYKTELCRTFHTTGFCPYGPRCHFIHNSDESRKSLISNINNNGQAQRPKALSVGSFGSLGSAGDLSPPSSPLYDDPFFTPASNTAFSFSQDFAALVAANKGHPGYGFGGSQPALAAALSPFSALTLPESAFQFPALAAQHRVVEGPPSPVDSLGSELDSMSVSASSPAPASCGSPLTRLPIFNRLANARDSD; this is encoded by the coding sequence AACGGTGGCAACTTTGCGGCCTCGCGGCCGCAGCAGATGCTGGAGTCCCGCCGACACTCGTCGTCGGTTGCGAACGTGGCGGCCGGTCACGGGATGCACCAcgtggcgccgccgccgctacgCCGCTCCACGTCCTCGGTGACGTCGGTGGTGCTGAGGACGACGTCGCCGAAGCCGTCGTGCCCGCAGCAGGCCGGTGGCCGCATGGTGCCGAGCAGCGCCGTCAGCGGCAACATGGTCAGCGCGGTGGGAGCGCTGGTCGGAGCCGCCGCGGCGCGGGCGGGCGACCACCGGAAGCTGGACCGGAGCTACAGCGAGCCCGTGGACCGGAGGGCGTCGCTGGCCGGCCCGCCACCGACGTCCCCGACGACGCCCACCAGCCCACCGTCCGTGGCGGCGGCCGCGCAGAACTCGAGCCGCTACAAGACCGAGCTGTGCCGGCCGTTCGAGGAGAGCGGCACGTGCAAGTACGGCGACAAGTGCCAGTTCGCGCACGGTGGCCACGAGCTGCGCACGCTGGCCAGGCACCCCAAGTACAAGACCGAGCTGTGCCGCACCTTCCACACGACGGGCTTCTGCCCGTACGGCCCGCGCTGCCACTTCATCCACAACTCGGACGAGTCGCGCAAGAGCCTGATCAGCAACATCAACAACAACGGCCAGGCCCAGCGACCCAAGGCGCTGTCGGTGGGCAGCTTCGGCAGCCTCGGCTCGGCGGGTGACCTGTCTCCGCCCTCGAGCCCGCTCTACGACGACCCCTTCTTCACGCCCGCGAGCAACACGGCCTTCTCCTTCTCGCAAGACTTCGCCGCCCTCGTGGCGGCAAACAAGGGCCACCCGGGCTACGGCTTCGGCGGCTCGCAGCCGGCGCTCGCCGCCGCGCTGTCGCCCTTCTCGGCGCTGACGCTGCCCGAGAGTGCCTTCCAGTTCCCGGCGCTGGCCGCGCAGCACCGCGTCGTCGAGGGGCCCCCGTCGCCCGTCGACTCGCTCGGCTCCGAGCTGGACTCGATGAGCGTCAGCGCCTCCTCGCCGGCGCCGGCTTCGTGCGGCTCGCCGCTGACCAGGCTGCCCATCTTCAACAGGCTCGCCAACGCCCGCGACTCCGACTGA
- the LOC119464413 gene encoding mRNA decay activator protein ZFP36L1 isoform X1: MSAAMVTSFFSDYGANVVYGKNGGNFAASRPQQMLESRRHSSSVANVAAGHGMHHVAPPPLRRSTSSVTSVVLRTTSPKPSCPQQAGGRMVPSSAVSGNMVSAVGALVGAAAARAGDHRKLDRSYSEPVDRRASLAGPPPTSPTTPTSPPSVAAAAQNSSRYKTELCRPFEESGTCKYGDKCQFAHGGHELRTLARHPKYKTELCRTFHTTGFCPYGPRCHFIHNSDESRKSLISNINNNGQAQRPKALSVGSFGSLGSAGDLSPPSSPLYDDPFFTPASNTAFSFSQDFAALVAANKGHPGYGFGGSQPALAAALSPFSALTLPESAFQFPALAAQHRVVEGPPSPVDSLGSELDSMSVSASSPAPASCGSPLTRLPIFNRLANARDSD; this comes from the exons ATGAGCGCAGCGATGGTTACCTCATTCTTCAGCGACTACGGCGCCAATGTTGTGTACGGAAAG AACGGTGGCAACTTTGCGGCCTCGCGGCCGCAGCAGATGCTGGAGTCCCGCCGACACTCGTCGTCGGTTGCGAACGTGGCGGCCGGTCACGGGATGCACCAcgtggcgccgccgccgctacgCCGCTCCACGTCCTCGGTGACGTCGGTGGTGCTGAGGACGACGTCGCCGAAGCCGTCGTGCCCGCAGCAGGCCGGTGGCCGCATGGTGCCGAGCAGCGCCGTCAGCGGCAACATGGTCAGCGCGGTGGGAGCGCTGGTCGGAGCCGCCGCGGCGCGGGCGGGCGACCACCGGAAGCTGGACCGGAGCTACAGCGAGCCCGTGGACCGGAGGGCGTCGCTGGCCGGCCCGCCACCGACGTCCCCGACGACGCCCACCAGCCCACCGTCCGTGGCGGCGGCCGCGCAGAACTCGAGCCGCTACAAGACCGAGCTGTGCCGGCCGTTCGAGGAGAGCGGCACGTGCAAGTACGGCGACAAGTGCCAGTTCGCGCACGGTGGCCACGAGCTGCGCACGCTGGCCAGGCACCCCAAGTACAAGACCGAGCTGTGCCGCACCTTCCACACGACGGGCTTCTGCCCGTACGGCCCGCGCTGCCACTTCATCCACAACTCGGACGAGTCGCGCAAGAGCCTGATCAGCAACATCAACAACAACGGCCAGGCCCAGCGACCCAAGGCGCTGTCGGTGGGCAGCTTCGGCAGCCTCGGCTCGGCGGGTGACCTGTCTCCGCCCTCGAGCCCGCTCTACGACGACCCCTTCTTCACGCCCGCGAGCAACACGGCCTTCTCCTTCTCGCAAGACTTCGCCGCCCTCGTGGCGGCAAACAAGGGCCACCCGGGCTACGGCTTCGGCGGCTCGCAGCCGGCGCTCGCCGCCGCGCTGTCGCCCTTCTCGGCGCTGACGCTGCCCGAGAGTGCCTTCCAGTTCCCGGCGCTGGCCGCGCAGCACCGCGTCGTCGAGGGGCCCCCGTCGCCCGTCGACTCGCTCGGCTCCGAGCTGGACTCGATGAGCGTCAGCGCCTCCTCGCCGGCGCCGGCTTCGTGCGGCTCGCCGCTGACCAGGCTGCCCATCTTCAACAGGCTCGCCAACGCCCGCGACTCCGACTGA